A single genomic interval of Prionailurus viverrinus isolate Anna chromosome A2, UM_Priviv_1.0, whole genome shotgun sequence harbors:
- the LOC125161174 gene encoding LOW QUALITY PROTEIN: olfactory receptor-like protein OLF4 (The sequence of the model RefSeq protein was modified relative to this genomic sequence to represent the inferred CDS: inserted 1 base in 1 codon), whose protein sequence is MMSPIVFPRGQCNLMEPGNDTQTSEFLLLGFSEGPELQPLVFELFLSMYLITVFGNLLILLAVSSDSHLHTPMYFFLANLSFVDICFTSTTIPKMLWNIQTQSKVITYEDCITQVNFFIILSGLDICLLAIMAYDRFVAICHPLHYTVIMNPRLCALLVLVSWITSVLHCLLQTSMVLRLSFCTGLEIPHFSCELNQMTQLACSDTFLNNLVMYXAAILVGGGPFIGILYCYSKIVSAIGGISSALGKYKAFSTYASHLSVVSLFYCAGLGVYLSSASTQSSDSSATASVMYTVVTPMLNPFIYSLRNRDIKRALKRFSAMAVRKGPIVLQLKNFPGLQASRS, encoded by the exons ATGATGTCTCCCATCGTCTTTCCTCGTGGTCAGTGCAACCTCATGGAACCAGGAAATGATACACAGACATCAGAATTTCTGCTTCTGGGGTTTTCAGAGGGCCCAGAACTGCAGCCCCTCGTATTTGAGCTTTTCCTCTCCATGTACCTGATCACTGTGTTTGGCAACCTGCTCATCCTCCTGGCCGTCAGCTCTGACTCCCACCTCCAcacgcccatgtacttcttcctggccaacctgTCCTTTGTAGACATCTGCTTCACCTCCACCACCATCCCGAAGATGCTCTGGAACATCCAGACTCAGAGCAAAGTCATAACCTATGAGGACTGCATCACACAGGTGAACTTTTTCATAATCCTTTCAGGATTGGACATCTGCCTCCTGGCCATTATGGCCTATGACAGgtttgtggccatctgtcaccccCTGCACTACACGGTCATCATGAACCCCCGGCTCTGTGCACTGCTGGTCCTGGTGTCCTGGATCACGAGTGTCCTGCATTGCTTGTTGCAAACTTCAATGGTGTTGCGGCTGTCCTTCTGTACAGGCTTGGAAATCCCCCATTTTTCCTGTGAACTCAATCAGATGACCCAACTTGCCTGTTCTGACACCTTTCTTAATAACTTGGTGATGT TTGCAGCTATCCTAGTGGGTGGTGGTCCTTTCATTGGGATCCTTTACTGTTACTCCAAGATAGTTTCCGCCATAGGTGGGATTTCATCAGCTCTGGGCAAGTATAAGGCATTTTCCACCTATGCATCTCACCTCTCGGTTGTCTCTCTATTTTATTGTGCTGGCCTGGGAGTGTACCTCAGCTCTGCTTCTACCCAGAGCTCCGACTCAAGTGCCACAGCCTCGGTGATGTACACCGTGGTCAcacccatgctgaaccccttcatctacagcctgaggaacagagATATAAAGAGGGCTCTGAAGAGATTCTCTGCGATGGCAGTTAGAAAAGGTCCAATTGTCCTGCAGTTGAAGAATTTCCCAGGATTGCAAGCCTCAAGGTCTTAG
- the LOC125158994 gene encoding LOW QUALITY PROTEIN: olfactory receptor-like protein OLF4 (The sequence of the model RefSeq protein was modified relative to this genomic sequence to represent the inferred CDS: deleted 1 base in 1 codon), whose protein sequence is MNPGNDTQISDFFLLGFSERPKLQPLIFGLFLSMYLITVFGNLLILLAVSSDSCLHTPMYFFLANLSFVDICFTTTTVPKMLWNIQTQSKHITYENCITQMYFFLLFAGLDIFLLTVMAYDRFVAICHPLHYMVIMNPRLCGLVVLVSWIMCVLNSLLQTLMVLGLSFCTTLEISHFFCELNQMIQLACPDTFINNLVMYLAAMLLGGASLAGILYSYSKIVSSICGISSAQGKYKAFSTCASHLSVVSLFYCTGLGVTSVLLLPRAPTQVPQPR, encoded by the exons ATGAATCCAGGAAATGATACacaaatttcagatttttttcttctgggattttcaGAGAGACCAAAACTGCAGCCCCTCATATTTGGGCTTTTCCTCTCCATGTACCTGATCACTGTGTTTGGGAACCTGCTCATCCTCCTGGCCGTCAGCTCTGACTCCTGCCTCCAcacgcccatgtacttcttcctggccaacctgtcctttgtagacatctgcttcaccaccaccaccgtccCAAAGATGCTTTGGAACATCCAGACACAGAGCAAACACATAACCTATGAGAACTGCATCACACAGATgtattttttcctgctctttgcaGGATTAGACATCTTTCTTCTGAcagtgatggcctatgaccgctttgtggccatctgtcaccccCTACACTACATGGTCATCATGAATCCCCGGCTCTGTGGACTGGTGGTTCTGGTGTCCTGGATCATGTGTGTCCTGAATTCCTTGTTACAAACCTTAATGGTGTTGGGGCTGTCCTTCTGTACAACCTTGGAAATCTcccactttttctgtgaactcaATCAGATGATCCAACTTGCCTGTCCTGACACCTTTATTAATAACTTGGTGATGTATCTTGCAGCTATGCTGCTGGGTGGTGCTTCGTTGGCCGGGATCCTTTACTCTTACTCTAAGATAGTTTCCTCCATCTGTGGGATCTCATCAGCTCAGGGCAAGTATAAGGCATTTTCCACCTGTGCGTCTCACCTGTCGGTTGTCTCCTTATTTTATTGTACTGGCCTAGGAGTG ACCTCAGTTCTGCTTCTACCCAGAGCTCCCACTCAAGTGCCACAGCCTCGGTGA
- the LOC125148876 gene encoding olfactory receptor 7A17-like yields MEPGNDSQISELFLLGLSKESELQLLIFGLFLSMYLITVFGNLLILLAVSSDSHLHTPMYFFLANLSFVDICFTSTTVPKMLWNIQTQSKVITYAGCITQMYFFLLFAGLDNFLLSVMAYDRFMAICQPLHYTLIMKPTYSGLLVLVSWMMSTLNSLLQTLMMLCLSFYPDMVNPKLEETWFLHLDSSAWLECFTPSCSGNTASLSIINQQEGIQTSTWRRSSHRPHPDEAQSSAGISGKVQRDW; encoded by the exons ATGGAACCAGGAAATGATTCacaaatttcagaattgtttcTTCTGGGACTATCAAAGGAATCAGAGCTGCAGCTCCTCATTTTTGGGCTTTTCCTCTCCATGTACCTGATCACTGTGTTTGGGAACCTGCTCATCCTCCTGGCCGTCAGCTCTgactcccacctccacacccccatgtacttcttccttgccaaccTGTCCTTTGTAGACATCTGCTTCACCTCCACCACCGTCCCGAAGATGCTCTGGAACATCCAGACCCAGAGCAAAGTCATAACTTATGCAGGCTGCATCACACAGATGtattttttcctactctttgCTGGATTGGACAACTTTCTACTGTctgtgatggcctatgaccggTTCATGGCCATCTGTCAACCCTTGCACTACACGCTGATCATGAAACCCACCTACAGTGGGCTGCTTGTTCTGGTGTCCTGGATGATGAGCACCCTGAACTCCTTATTACAAACCTTAATGATGTTGTGCCTGTCCTTCT ATCCAGACATGGTTAACCCGAAGCTGGAGGAGACGTGGTTTTTGCATTTGGATTCTTCAGCCTGGCTTGAATGCTTCACTCCTTCCTGTTCTGGGAATACAGCTTCACTCTCGATCATCAACCAACAGGAAGGAATTCAGACTTCCACCTGGAGACGTTCCTCTCACAGACCCCATCCAGATGAGGCTCAGAGCTCAGCAGGTATTTCAGGAAAGGTTCAGAGAGATTGGTAG